A single Cnuibacter physcomitrellae DNA region contains:
- a CDS encoding IclR family transcriptional regulator has product MNESGYRERNSTADRALTILEMFNDDRLLITAVDVAETLGVARSTAYRYLQTLVKASFLEEEPGSGFRLGVRILQLSRIARRSQGVAELSLPTMRQLAEELHQTVLLTRLSGNSIVCLEREEWQGQYVRLSYERGSLLNINAGASALVLLAWLPEARVRELLAAQPLTRFTDATLVDPDAIVERLATIRSDGFSVTRGEVDPDAMGIAAPIFSGEDKVVGGLSVVVIQSRIDPGTVPSVIDTIVRAAGRLSERVTLHDA; this is encoded by the coding sequence ATGAACGAGAGCGGCTATCGCGAGCGGAACAGCACCGCCGACCGGGCCCTGACGATCCTGGAGATGTTCAACGACGATCGCCTGCTGATCACCGCGGTCGACGTCGCCGAGACCCTCGGCGTGGCACGCTCGACGGCGTACCGCTACCTCCAGACCCTCGTGAAGGCGTCGTTCCTCGAGGAGGAGCCCGGCAGCGGGTTCCGGCTGGGGGTGAGGATCCTGCAGCTCTCGCGGATCGCCCGACGGAGCCAGGGGGTGGCGGAGCTGTCGCTCCCGACCATGAGGCAGCTCGCCGAGGAGCTCCACCAGACGGTGCTCCTCACCCGGCTGTCCGGCAACTCCATCGTCTGCCTCGAGCGCGAGGAGTGGCAGGGGCAGTACGTGCGCTTGTCCTACGAGCGCGGGTCGCTGCTCAACATCAACGCGGGCGCGAGTGCGCTGGTGCTCCTCGCCTGGCTCCCCGAGGCGCGCGTGCGCGAGCTGCTCGCCGCCCAGCCCCTCACCCGGTTCACCGACGCCACGCTCGTGGATCCCGACGCCATCGTCGAGCGGCTCGCCACGATCCGATCCGACGGCTTCTCGGTGACGCGCGGCGAGGTCGACCCGGATGCGATGGGCATCGCCGCCCCGATCTTCTCGGGTGAGGACAAGGTCGTGGGCGGCCTCAGCGTGGTGGTGATCCAGTCCCGGATCGATCCGGGAACCGTGCCGTCTGTGATCGACACCATCGTGCGCGCGGCCGGGCGCCTCTCCGAGCGCGTGACCCTCCACGACGCCTGA